The Vagococcus sp. CY52-2 DNA segment ATAAGGTTGATCCACATCGTTTCTTACAACTAAATCAATATTGATATATTCTGAACCACTTGGTGTAGCGTCCTCGAATGCTTTGTTTACAAATACCTCGTAAGTACCGTCTTTAATTCCACCTGTTTGAGTTGCTTTTGAAAAATCTAAGTTAAATGTTGTCATGTTTGATAATCTCCTTTTTATAAGTTAATTTGTTTTTCTGTGATTGTTGCGTTACATTCTGCGTATTTTCTTGAATACTCGATAACTGCTTTTTCAGCCTCTTCTTTAGTTAGATGAACACTGACACAAGTTGACCAAGAAATATCTCCGTCTGTGATTATGTAGATTGTTGTCATTATTTAGTCTCCTTTTTATTGTTTATTTAATATTCCTAATAATTTTGCTTGATGATAAACCCAACCTGGTTTATAACCTTTGCTCTTTGCTAATTCATGAAGCTCAGCCATATTTTTACAGTCGCTTGGCTGCTTAAAATTAAGCACTATTTTTGTTTCCCCTACCTTTACTAATTCAGCATCTTCATCTATATCTAAATGAGATTCTTTAAGTTCGATAGGTTGCTCCCAACCACAATGTGGGCATACTCTGCTTTCATTTTTTTCAAATACCATAAAGCAGTTCTTACATTCAACAACAGCTATGTCACTTTCTGTATTTGTTTTTTCTTACTTTTTAAATTCCATTCTCTATCCATATCAGGTAGTCCAAACGTACCGACATTTCCAACGTGGTCTATAATCACTGACCGTTTGCCTGGTTGGTATCTCATACCACGCATTGACTGTTGAATGTATAAACTAAGTGACTTAGTTGGTCGTAGCATGATTACCGTTGTGCAATCTGGAACATCGAAACCCTCACCGATTAAATCGACATTGCATAATATTTTTATTTCTTTTTGTCTGAATTTTTCGATAATTTTTCGCGTTCTATTTTAGGCGTCTTAGCGTCGATATGAGCCGCTTTATATCCATTGCGATTAAATACATCCGCTGTGTGTTTACTTGCTTCTATCGAGTGACAATACGCTATTGCTTGCTCGTTATCAGCTAACTGTTTATAATGCTTAACTACATCGCCATAAATCCGTTTTTCGATTGCGTTATCCATTGATTTTTTTGTAAAATCTCCAGTGCTTGCTTTCTTTAATACGTCTGTATTGATTAATTTAGGTGCGTAGTATTCATATGGTGCCAGGCGTTCGTTTTCGATTAACCATTTAACTGATGGTCCTTCGATTAACACATCATTCACATCGCCTAACCCACTACCATTCAAACGTATTGGTGTGGCAGTGAAACCGAGCTTTCTAACATCTTTAAAATAGTCGTATATCTTTCTGTAACTACTTGCTAAACCATGATGGTTTTCATCTGTGATGATTAAATCTGGTTTAGGTATTTTGTCTAGCTTATTAACAATCGTCATAACCATACCGAATGTGACATGATTTAGGTCTACACCAATCATTTCGAACGTTCCTTTGATTTGGTCCAATAATTCTTTTCTGTGGACCAGGAACAACACGTTTTTCTTATTACTTGCAGCCATTCGTGCAATCTCTGCAATCATGACCGATTTTCCACTACCACAGCCCGACACGATACAAGGTGAGTTATAACCTTTTATATATGCTTGACGTGTGCGATTGACTAAGTCTTGTTGGTAATCATATAGTTTCATGAATAATCAACTCGTTTTGTTTACATCCTGGTCTATCATCTAGTTGGTTTTTCGCATAAGTTGAGTTGCTAGCTGTTAAGATATACCCACGTTCACCATCTTCTTTAACGATTAGCCGACCAACGACATCACATAAACCGAGAATATTATTTCTAATCCGTCTGTTAATTTGTGGAAGAACAATTGAATATTGACTTCCGTCGTAATCTTGAAATAAATCAAGTTCTTCCCAAGCTAGGAAAAATATATTTGAATTTAACGATTTTAAATATCGCAAACTGTTAACTAATTTAAATTGCATATATTGATAATCACCTTGTGATGGGACACCGTTATTTTTTCCTACTGCTCCTAGACTAGAAAGTATGCAACGTTCTAATTCTGTAATATTATCCACGACTATATTATCGTATTTACCTTTGTAGTTTTTAACTAATTCCGTTAATGTTGCTCCCCAGTCATTCCATGTATCGATATTATCGATATATATAATGTCGATGTCTGACGAACCTTTTAAAACGTGTGATGTTCTATCGACATCAAGCACTAATGTTTTACCTGGTAAAAATTTAATAGTGGTCGTTTTCCCTTTTCCTGGTGCACCATATAATAAATAAGTTCCTTTTTTATCTGCTATGTTTTCAGAACTGACTATATTTAATGCCATTCATACCAACTCCTTATCTAATTCTTATTGATCGTGTCTGTTGCAATTCTGCTCCAAATATTTCTTCACCACGTTTCATATCTTCTAATAATTCTTTTTTATTTAACTTCGGCTCCTGCTCAACGAAGTAACCTTTAGGAATCATTTTTTCATCTACTATTTTCACTGAAACTGGATTGTTTTGAACGCTAACTTTAAACGTCTTACCTTCAATTTTATCGAGTTCATTATTCTCTAAGTCGTACTGTAGACGTTCCTTAATACGTTTGATGTTGTTTTCAATTGCCTGTCTACGTTGCTTAATTCGTGTCTCTTCTTCTTTGAATGCTTTGACATCGTTTTCCATCGCTTTGATTAATCTAGCTGTGTTATCAACCTTTTCCTCTAGCGGTTCTTTAATAGAATCTAACGTGTCTTTTAACGTTTGTTCGTCTAGTTCGTCAGCCAAATCAAGAACGTATTTGTAATTGCTTGTTAGCTCATATAGATTCGCCATTTTTATATTCCTCCAATTCGTGAGCTATTTTTAATAAACTTTCAATTGTATCGTCTAGTGTTAGTTGTGTGTACTCGTCTAATGCTTCGAATTTATCTCTAACAACTGGTATATCTGAATCTTGATAAATCAGCACATTGTTATCACTACATAGTTCAAACTTAATTAGTCCACGCGAACGTTTAAATTCATCGTCAAGGACTAGCGTGTCTTTGTCCCAATAAATTGCCATTTTAATTCCTCCACTTTTCTGATATACTTAAGTCAAATTTATATATTTATGTTCTCTAGTTAGTTTTTCAGCACTAGCTAGATTTTTTTACACCCTCCTCTGCACTATCAGTGGTTCTGGATAAGTATTTTTGCATTTTACATTTGCGCTACTTTTATATTTACCTTGCAATCTTAAAAACAATGCTGATTTTGTGTTAGACATCATATAAATGCTTTTCGTTTTAATTCCTACCGCTATCCACACGCTTCTCACTCCTTTCATGGCTTCTTATGTCATAAGTAAACAACCACATTAGAAATACTGGCACGGCTACGATTAATACTTTTTCACCGAATAGATAGTTGGCTAGCATGCCGATAAAAAACGTTACTAACGCATAACCATTGATACGTGATAAATAAAATTTCATGTTATCTCCTCCTAAAGTTTTAAAACACTGTGGAATTCATTAGTTATCTCGTTTAACGCCTCTCTGTAATCTTTTATAGTTTGTACATCGGTGCCTTTCCCATAAACGTAATTCTTTTGAATCCCTTTCAATGCATGTTCTAAACTTGGGAAATATCCCACAAGAGTAGTAGACGGTTCGTTGTTCTTATTAACTTTTACTTCCATATTTTCATCACGTAACATTTTTTCAACTGTCACGTTGTTTTCATCACTTTTTATTAAATAATCTTTAACTCGCATATTTATCATTCCTATTTCCTCCTATCAAGTAACATTAAACTTGCTACTAAAATGACGATTAATATTATTGTGATCCAGTCGTGCATTTTAAACCTCCTGTTTTTTCTTGTTACCAAATTGGTGCGTTCTTTTCGAAAAAATTTTACCTATTGGCATATCTAATTTTTCAGATATATCAAACATCTCATCGCTAGTAAACGGATAATCGCCACGTTCTTTTTTAGAATATGTATCAAACGACATTCCAAGCATTTCAGCGAACTCTTTTTGAGTCATGCGATATTTCTGTTTTCTAATATAAATTAAATTTATTTGCATTTCGCAACTCCTTTCTATTAATTAACTTGTCTATATCATAGCACCGATTCGGTAACATGTAAACACTTTTTTTGTTATTTTAACTTTTTTGTTCCATTTTGGTGCTTTTTATGTTAACATAATTTCAAGACATATAAAGGAAGGTAAATAAAATGGAAATAAAAAAGTTTATAGGAGAAAAAATAAAATATTATAGAGAAAAAAGAGGTCTTACTCAAGAAGAGTTAGCAAAAAAATTAAAAACTTCAAGACAAAGTATCAGCAGATATGAATCTGGCGATAGAGCGACTAATCAAGATTTTTTATTCGAATTAGCTGATATTTTTGAAGTAAACATAGATGATTTCTTCCCACCTAGAGAAAACTTTGTAACAAAAGTCCAAGAAATTATAAATATACCCGTACTTGGAACTATAACTTGTGGTGAACCTATTCTAGCAGAAGAAAATATCGAGTCTTATCGAGAAGAAGTGGCAGACTTAACGCCAAGCGGGACAGTATTCTTTTTGGAAACAAAAGGC contains these protein-coding regions:
- a CDS encoding AAA family ATPase; this encodes MALNIVSSENIADKKGTYLLYGAPGKGKTTTIKFLPGKTLVLDVDRTSHVLKGSSDIDIIYIDNIDTWNDWGATLTELVKNYKGKYDNIVVDNITELERCILSSLGAVGKNNGVPSQGDYQYMQFKLVNSLRYLKSLNSNIFFLAWEELDLFQDYDGSQYSIVLPQINRRIRNNILGLCDVVGRLIVKEDGERGYILTASNSTYAKNQLDDRPGCKQNELIIHETI
- a CDS encoding LexA family transcriptional regulator, giving the protein MEIKKFIGEKIKYYREKRGLTQEELAKKLKTSRQSISRYESGDRATNQDFLFELADIFEVNIDDFFPPRENFVTKVQEIINIPVLGTITCGEPILAEENIESYREEVADLTPSGTVFFLETKGDSMVPTIPEGSFVLIRQQEEVENNEIAAVLVNGDTEATLKRVKYQGDTMILMPDNKNYEPIIVNEDYPARIIGKAVKVSIDL
- a CDS encoding helix-turn-helix transcriptional regulator, whose translation is MQINLIYIRKQKYRMTQKEFAEMLGMSFDTYSKKERGDYPFTSDEMFDISEKLDMPIGKIFSKRTHQFGNKKKQEV
- a CDS encoding siphovirus Gp157 family protein, with the protein product MANLYELTSNYKYVLDLADELDEQTLKDTLDSIKEPLEEKVDNTARLIKAMENDVKAFKEEETRIKQRRQAIENNIKRIKERLQYDLENNELDKIEGKTFKVSVQNNPVSVKIVDEKMIPKGYFVEQEPKLNKKELLEDMKRGEEIFGAELQQTRSIRIR